A region of the Chlamydia felis Fe/C-56 genome:
TTTCTATCACGATCAAGGAGAGGGAAAACCCTGGTCGCGGGTGATTATAGAAAAGCCTTTCGGTGTGGATTTGCAAAGCGCTCGGGTTCTGCAAAAGTACATAGATGATAATCTAGATGAAAAGTTTGTCTATCGTATAGATCACTATTTGGGGAAAGAAACCGTGCAAAACATCCTTACGATACGTTTTGCTAATACCCTATTCGAGTCTTGTTGGAATTCCCAATACATCGATCACGTGCAAATAAGCGTTAGCGAATCTATAGGCATAGGCACACGAGGGAACTTCTTTGAGAAATCAGGAATGCTTCGTGATATGGTACAAAACCATATGATGCAGCTCCTGTGTTTATTAACCATGGAACCTCCTTCGATATTTAATTCTGAAGAGATAAAGAAAGAAAAGATCAAGGTGCTTAAGAAAATACGCCCATTTTCTAAAGAAAGTATTGTTCGAGGTCAGTATGGCCCAGGAGAAGTGCAAGGGGTTTCTGTTCTTGGTTATCGAGAAGAGGAAAATGTTTCTCCAGAGTCTTCAGTAGAGACTTTCGTGGCTCTAAAAATGTTTATAGACAACCCCCGTTGGCTTGGGGTTCCTTTTTATCTTCGAGCAGGAAAGCGTCTTTCTAAACGTTCTACAGATATTTCTATTATCTTTAAAAAGTCTTTCTCTACTCTATTTGAATCAGAATCATGCCCCGTATGCCCTTTAGAGAATGACCTTTTAATTATCCGTATACAGCCGGATGAAGGTGTAGCCTTGAAGTTCAATTGTAAAGTTCCCGGAATGAATAATATCGTGCGTCCTGTGAAAATGGATTTTCGCTATGATACCTACTTTAAAACGACTGCTCCAGAAGCTTATGAAAGACTACTTTGCGATTGTATTTTAGGTGATAGGATCCTATTTACTTGCAGTGATGAAGTGATGGGGTCCTGGGAGCTCTTTACTCCGATTTTAAAGCAATGGGAGCAAGATTCTTCAGATGTCTTCTTCCCTAATTATGTTGCCGGATCTTCAGGCCCCAAAGAAGCTGAGGAATTACTACAGGCAGATGGAAGGAATTGGCGTCCTCTGTAATTTAACTTTATTATGAGATGTTTATGGCAACATTAGTTAACTTTAATGATACGAACAAACTACTCCTCACAAAAAAACCAGAATTGTTTATTGATTTGGCTAGTAAAGATTGGATTGCTAGTGCGAATAAATCGATAAGGCAGCAAGGAGCTTTCTATGTTGCGCTTTCAGGCGGGAGAACTCCTTTAGAAATTTTTAAAGACATCGTAACGAATAAAGAAAAACTTTCTGATCCCACGAAGATCTTTTTATTTTGGGGAGATGAAAGAAATGTCCCCCACACATCTTCAGAAAGTAATTATGGTCAGGCAATGAGTATACTTCGGGAGCTAGATATTCCTGAAGAGCAGATTTTCCGTATGGAAACTGAAAACCCTAACGGGGCTAGGAAATACCAAAACCTTATAGAATCTACAGTCCCAGAGGTAAGTTTTGATATGGTTATGCTGGGTCTTGGTGAAGATGGTCATACCCTATCTCTCTTTCCAAATACACAGGCCTTAAATGAACACGAACGCCTAGTCGTTTTTAATGAGGTTCCTCAATTAGAAACAGAGAGAATGACACTCACACTCCCCGTTGTGCATAAAGCAAAACATGTAGTTGTTTATGTCCAGGGGGAAAATAAAAAAGCTATAGTAAAGAGCATTTTTTTCCCAGAAGATAAAAAGGCTCAGTCTTATCCTATAGAACTTATTGGACAAG
Encoded here:
- the zwf gene encoding glucose-6-phosphate dehydrogenase, with product MEMTSQENKDGGRSPLPCPPCVMVIFGATGDLTARKLFPALYHLIKDGRLSENFVCIGFARRKKSHEQFREEMKLAIQNFSRAQEIDIRIWEEFESRIFYHESNFSSPEGYDSLRERLEDIDKKFGTQGNRLFYLSTPPDYFPEIIENINKHGLFYHDQGEGKPWSRVIIEKPFGVDLQSARVLQKYIDDNLDEKFVYRIDHYLGKETVQNILTIRFANTLFESCWNSQYIDHVQISVSESIGIGTRGNFFEKSGMLRDMVQNHMMQLLCLLTMEPPSIFNSEEIKKEKIKVLKKIRPFSKESIVRGQYGPGEVQGVSVLGYREEENVSPESSVETFVALKMFIDNPRWLGVPFYLRAGKRLSKRSTDISIIFKKSFSTLFESESCPVCPLENDLLIIRIQPDEGVALKFNCKVPGMNNIVRPVKMDFRYDTYFKTTAPEAYERLLCDCILGDRILFTCSDEVMGSWELFTPILKQWEQDSSDVFFPNYVAGSSGPKEAEELLQADGRNWRPL
- the pgl gene encoding 6-phosphogluconolactonase, giving the protein MATLVNFNDTNKLLLTKKPELFIDLASKDWIASANKSIRQQGAFYVALSGGRTPLEIFKDIVTNKEKLSDPTKIFLFWGDERNVPHTSSESNYGQAMSILRELDIPEEQIFRMETENPNGARKYQNLIESTVPEVSFDMVMLGLGEDGHTLSLFPNTQALNEHERLVVFNEVPQLETERMTLTLPVVHKAKHVVVYVQGENKKAIVKSIFFPEDKKAQSYPIELIGQARTPLFWILAADAYDLKDFDQISSLYKLDII